CGATGGCGTCATCCATCACAACGCCTGTGCCGCAAGCGGTTAGCATATCAATATCGTTCAAATCGTCACCGAATGCAACCATTTCTGCCGGCATTATGCCCCAGTGTTGCGCCAACGCCATAACGGCGTTGCTTTTGCGCGCTTCGCGGTGCATAATCATTGCCAAACCGTCGCGGGCAAGGATTACATAGGCCTCATCAGGAAGATGGTTTTCGATGAATTCGGCATCTTCTGAGACACACTCCTCAACATAGATTTTCTCGGCGTTAAGATTGTATTGCTCAAAATCAACGATTTCAAACTCGAAATCCAACCCCCAGCGTTTGTGTACATCAAAGTTTGTATAATGCTTCCTGCCGCGTTGCGCGCCGGTTACCATACCGCGATTATCGCAAGCCATCAGCAACTTACGACCCGTTTCAGCCTGAATGAACCGCTCGTATACAACCGTGCCGCCAACCATCGAAACCGCACCGTTATTGTACGCGCAACCGTCAAACATCCCGGGCGGAAACAGCTCGACTGAATGACACCCTCGACCCGTGGCGTAAGCCACTTTAATCCCGCGCGCTTGCACACGCCGCAACACATCTTGCGTGTAATCGCTGATGGTTTTGTCCTCGCGCAACAGTGTGCCATCGAGGTCGGTGACGATGAGTTTAATATCCATACTCACTCCTCAGCCACTTTAATTCTTCGATAATGTACTCCAAATCATCAAACGTCCAGCGTCCGTATTCGACTATCATCAGCGCGTTTTTGTCGGCTTTGCGCAGTATCGGGTCGTAATCTATCGCGCCGCGCTTGTCCCTCAGCGGCCAGTGCTTGTCTTCCGTGCCGTCATTGTTGTGCAGGTGATAGGCTTTGATTTTATCGCCCAATTGCTCGATTAACGCAAGCATATCCCACCCGCAATTTTGCGCGTGTCCGATGTCAACAAGGCACTCCATGCCGGGAATCTCGGCAAACAGTTCAGCAAACTGCTCTTGATTGAACAGTACGCTGTCGCTTTGCAAACTGCCGCAATTCTCGACAAGCAATTTCACGCCGTATTCCGCCGCCAATGCCGCCCATTGTACGTAACGCTCACGCCAGCGCAGGCGCACGGATTCCCGCTCGGCCTGCGGCGTTTTTTCGCCGTACAGCGCGGCGTGAATGACCATATATTCGGCGTTGCACAGCTGTGCGGTGCGCAGGCATTCACGCAACCGCGTAATGCTATACTTGTACGCCCAGCCGTCAACATCATCACACATCAAGCGCACGCCGTCCATGGGGTAATGAAAGCTGACCAATTGCCGCTCAATTTGCGGACGCAGAAGTTCGGCAATATTGGCGTTATCGTAAAGCGGCAGTGCGTCGTAAAAGATTTCGATGCCGATGTCATGCAAGCCGTTGTCTTGCAGTCGTTGCAGCATTGGAATAAGCTGTTCGCGCGGACAGCAGGATGAGCTAAGAGCCAGCATTAGTTACCTCCGACAGAATTATTCTATCCCCACATTCGTCCTGCATCATATGAGCCAAAGACTGTACCGGCCTCTATGCCGTCATATAGTCCATCAAGCAGTTCGGACACCGTTACAAGCTGGAAGCCCTCTTGGAGCAGTCGGGGCACTAAAAGCTCGACGGCGTGGGCAGTTGTCTCGTGTATGTCGTGCAATAAGATCACGGCGCCGTCTTGCACTTGGTCCATAATTCTTTCTACAATGACATCAGCATCTCGGTCACGCCAGTCCATTGGGTCGACAGTCCATTTTATGACCGCATAGCCCAACTCTGCGGATATGCCGATAACTCTTTCATCGGCTAACCCAAACGGAGGCCGGTATATTGGAGGCGACATACCAGTAATGGCAGCGATGGCGGCAGAGGTAGATTGTATCTCATTGATGATGGCCTCATCGGTCAGCGAAGTCATATGCGGATGCGTCCAAGTATGGTTAGCGATTTCATTGCCCATTTCAAACGCACGCATCACTGTATCACGGTGCGTGCTTAACCGTTGACCCACAACAAAAAACGTTGCCCGCCCGCTGTGCTGTTCCAGCACATCCAGAATACGTTCGGTGTGCGGCGCAGGGCCGTCATCAAACGTCAGCGCAACTATGGGTTGTCTTGGTGTAGGCTGCGGCGTGGGTGCAGGCAGCGGCACTTCTGTCGGTACAGCGGGGTTTGGCGCGGATCGGGGCGCAGCTGTCGGGGCATGCGCTGTCGTGCAGGCGGCAAGCGTCAGCGCGACAATCAGCAATAAAATTGACAATGTTTTCACAGGCACACCTCCCCCATTTTCTTTTGTCAGTATATCACGGAGCGGCTGGTTAGGTCAAGCCGATTTTTTGCGCAGCCATGCCCGTACGTCAAGAGCGTTTAGCAGCAGCGCCATGACACCGCCGATGAGCATGGCAATCACTACACCGAGCAACCGCAACGACGGTTGTGCCACGGTATACCACGTGATAAGTAATTGCACCAACCCTGCTGCCATGACGTTTGCCGCAGCGCGTTTTTGCTTGCCGACGGCATTGAGTATGCTTGCCGTGACAACTTGATACGACGAAAAAAGGAAACTGATACATAGCAACGCCATCATTTTAAAATCAACACTATTGGCAAAGAGTGCATTGACAATGGGTTGGCCGAAAAGTGCCAACAAAGTCAACATCGGCAGCATAATAATGGTTGTGACACGCAGTGAACGACTGACATACAGGCTGACAAGGCGTTTATTATCCTGTGCCACAGCTTCGGAAATACGAGGTGACATCACCAATGTCAATGCGCCGATACAGGCCATGGGCAATGCGATAAGCGGCAGCACCATGCCGAAAATAACGCCGTAATGCGACAACGCGTCAATTGACGATAAACCACTTGCCATCAATCGCTCGGGGATGATGACAGCGTTTGCCGAGCTGATAAGGTTAAGCGCAACGGCGGAGATTGATACGGGGATGGCGATGTTTAATATTTCGCGGCGATGTGCAGGGGCGGCACCCTGTCGCCCACACATATTAACGCCATTTTGCGAACACATAATGCCAGCCCTTGCGTTGCGTTTGTGCCTCATATACAGCCACCGCAGCAACATAGAACTCACCACCTCACAGGCGACCAGCCCCGCAACAATGAGTGCGATGGTGTATTCGGCATGTTGCTGCGGAAATTGCCATACCAAGAACAGCACCGCGCACGAACGCACGATTTGCTCAACCATTTCGCTCAGCGCGGGTGGGTGGATATTTTTGATGCCATAAAAATAATTTTTATAAATATTTTCAACACCGGTGAAAAAGATACAAGCGAGCAATACGAGCAGCCCGAGATGTGTTCGTGCGTCACCGATGAGCACGACAGATATGCCATCGGAGAAGAGCGCGACAACTGCCGCAACGATTAAAAACGCCACAAAGAATAGCCGCAACGCTTTACGCACCAATTGATGCGTGCGCTCATACTGCCCAACGGCGGTATACTCGGCCGACAGGCGACTGACAGCAACAGTCAAGCCGGTTGCCACCAGCGACATGATGACGGCGTAAACCGGCACGATAAGCTGATATAGTCCCATGACTTCGGCACCGACCAGTCGCACTAGTGCGACACGATAGAAAAACGCGATGATTTGTGAGGTGATGTTCACCAGCGTGATAACCGCTGTGGCATAGGTAGCTGTGTTGGTAAGTTTTATGTTCATGCAATCGCCTCCTCTGTAACCTTATGAGGACGAGTTGGGCGATATGTTCATCATAATCTATTATGGGTCTACGATATAACTGCAGCATATTTATGCTACTCACAATTCCGTTTTTAGCAGCAATTTGTAATACTCCGCCTTACTCAATAAACACCGCGGAATACCAGTGCGGAACCTCATCGTGTGCTTGTAATACGTCCAGCGGCAAGCCCAGTCCATGTACAGTCT
This region of Oscillospiraceae bacterium genomic DNA includes:
- a CDS encoding Cof-type HAD-IIB family hydrolase, with protein sequence MDIKLIVTDLDGTLLREDKTISDYTQDVLRRVQARGIKVAYATGRGCHSVELFPPGMFDGCAYNNGAVSMVGGTVVYERFIQAETGRKLLMACDNRGMVTGAQRGRKHYTNFDVHKRWGLDFEFEIVDFEQYNLNAEKIYVEECVSEDAEFIENHLPDEAYVILARDGLAMIMHREARKSNAVMALAQHWGIMPAEMVAFGDDLNDIDMLTACGTGVVMDDAIDEVKAVSTVRADTNENDGVAKWLEANVLSS
- a CDS encoding sugar phosphate isomerase/epimerase; this encodes MLALSSSCCPREQLIPMLQRLQDNGLHDIGIEIFYDALPLYDNANIAELLRPQIERQLVSFHYPMDGVRLMCDDVDGWAYKYSITRLRECLRTAQLCNAEYMVIHAALYGEKTPQAERESVRLRWRERYVQWAALAAEYGVKLLVENCGSLQSDSVLFNQEQFAELFAEIPGMECLVDIGHAQNCGWDMLALIEQLGDKIKAYHLHNNDGTEDKHWPLRDKRGAIDYDPILRKADKNALMIVEYGRWTFDDLEYIIEELKWLRSEYGY
- a CDS encoding polysaccharide deacetylase family protein, whose amino-acid sequence is MKTLSILLLIVALTLAACTTAHAPTAAPRSAPNPAVPTEVPLPAPTPQPTPRQPIVALTFDDGPAPHTERILDVLEQHSGRATFFVVGQRLSTHRDTVMRAFEMGNEIANHTWTHPHMTSLTDEAIINEIQSTSAAIAAITGMSPPIYRPPFGLADERVIGISAELGYAVIKWTVDPMDWRDRDADVIVERIMDQVQDGAVILLHDIHETTAHAVELLVPRLLQEGFQLVTVSELLDGLYDGIEAGTVFGSYDAGRMWG
- a CDS encoding polysaccharide biosynthesis protein, which codes for MNIKLTNTATYATAVITLVNITSQIIAFFYRVALVRLVGAEVMGLYQLIVPVYAVIMSLVATGLTVAVSRLSAEYTAVGQYERTHQLVRKALRLFFVAFLIVAAVVALFSDGISVVLIGDARTHLGLLVLLACIFFTGVENIYKNYFYGIKNIHPPALSEMVEQIVRSCAVLFLVWQFPQQHAEYTIALIVAGLVACEVVSSMLLRWLYMRHKRNARAGIMCSQNGVNMCGRQGAAPAHRREILNIAIPVSISAVALNLISSANAVIIPERLMASGLSSIDALSHYGVIFGMVLPLIALPMACIGALTLVMSPRISEAVAQDNKRLVSLYVSRSLRVTTIIMLPMLTLLALFGQPIVNALFANSVDFKMMALLCISFLFSSYQVVTASILNAVGKQKRAAANVMAAGLVQLLITWYTVAQPSLRLLGVVIAMLIGGVMALLLNALDVRAWLRKKSA